Proteins encoded within one genomic window of Macrobrachium nipponense isolate FS-2020 chromosome 8, ASM1510439v2, whole genome shotgun sequence:
- the LOC135223123 gene encoding uncharacterized protein LOC135223123 encodes MERLLRPPRFEVDPDSAQAAKEWTHWLRTFTNFVQAVQLTTPTLDKLVLLANYVAPSVYDFISECETYEKAEEVLTSLYVKPKNEIFARHLLALAGKTQVSPLDQFLQALKLLAKDCQFKSVTAEEACDSYVRDAFINGLVSCAIRQRLLENRTLNLNTAYEQARTLEMAQKHSASYSSAEPVNAAVSAVSREEESSSAENNSESVSAATSFWCLDCFFCGNNRHPRTQCPAKDAVCLKCKKQGHYARVCRSVKQVSCSSSPKHSAAMQASIVGASPKCLEKSITPLKLNGSSVSALLILGVQTALCVMM; translated from the coding sequence ATGGAACGGCTTCTACGCCCTCCCCGGTTCGAGGTGGACCCTGACTCTGCCCAGGCCGCCAAGGAGTGGACACACTGGCTGAGGACATTTACAAACTTCGTTCAAGCAGTGCAGCTGACTACCCCTACGCTTGACAAACTGGTTCTTCTCGCTAACTATGTGGCTCCTAGTGTGTATGACTTTATTTCTGAGTGTGAGACTTATGAGAAGGCTGAAGAGGTTCTGACATCTTTGTACGTGAaaccaaagaatgaaatatttgccaGACATTTACTTGCACTCGCCGGCAAAACTCAGGTGAGTCCCCTGGATCAGTTCCTGCAGGCACTGAAGCTACTTGCTAAGGACTGCCAATTCAAAAGTGTAACTGCGGAGGAAGCGTGTGACAGTTATGTTCGGGATGCCTTCATTAATGGTTTGGTCTCGTGTGCAATACGCCAGCGTCTGTTGGAGAATAGGACACTGAACCTAAATACTGCTTATGAACAGGCCCGCACTCTGGAAATGGCCCAGAAGCATTCAGCCTCCTACTCTTCAGCAGAACCTGTCAATGCTGCTGTGTCAGCAGTGAGTCGAGAGGAGGAATCATCTAGTGCTGAAAATAACAGTGAGTCTGTTTCTGCAGCTACTTCCTTCTGGTGCCTCGACTGTTTTTTTTGTGGGAACAACCGGCATCCCCGGACTCAGTGTCCTGCTAAAGACGCAGTGTGTTTGAAATGTAAGAAGCAAGGGCATTATGCTAGGGTGTGCCGCTCTGTGAAACAGGTGAGTTGCTCTTCTAGCCCAAAACATTCCGCAGCAATGCAAGCTTCAATAGTGGGGGCCTCCCCTAAGTGTCTTGAAAAATCCATAACACCTCTCAAGCTTAATGGTAGCTCTGTCAGTGCCTTATTGATACTGGGAGTTCAGACAGCTTTGTGCGTCATGATGTAG